One window of the Shewanella khirikhana genome contains the following:
- the rplB gene encoding 50S ribosomal protein L2 has protein sequence MAIVKCKPTSPGRRGVVKIVNSDLHKGKPFAGLLAKKSKSGGRNNTGRITVRHVGGGHKQHYRLIDFKRNKDGIPGKIERLEYDPNRTANIALVLYADGERRYILAAKGMQAGDKVVSGVDADIKVGNALPLRNIPVGSVVHAVEMKPGKGAQIARSAGAYVQVVARDGEYATLRLRSGEMRKVPVDCRATLGEVGNSEHMLRQLGKAGAKRWRGVRPTVRGVAMNPVDHPHGGGEGRTSGGRHPVTPWGVPTKGYKTRSNKRTDKYIVRRRNK, from the coding sequence ATGGCAATTGTTAAGTGTAAGCCTACTTCTCCAGGTCGTCGTGGCGTTGTGAAGATCGTTAACAGCGATCTGCACAAAGGCAAGCCTTTCGCTGGCCTGCTGGCCAAGAAGTCTAAGTCTGGTGGTCGTAACAACACTGGTCGTATCACCGTTCGTCACGTTGGCGGTGGTCACAAGCAACATTACCGTCTGATCGATTTCAAGCGTAACAAAGACGGTATCCCAGGCAAGATTGAGCGTCTGGAGTACGATCCAAACCGTACCGCCAACATCGCTCTGGTGCTGTACGCCGACGGTGAGCGTCGTTACATCCTGGCTGCCAAAGGCATGCAGGCTGGCGACAAAGTCGTTTCTGGCGTTGATGCAGACATCAAAGTGGGTAACGCTCTGCCATTGCGCAACATCCCTGTGGGTTCTGTTGTTCACGCGGTGGAAATGAAGCCTGGTAAAGGTGCTCAGATCGCACGTTCTGCTGGTGCTTATGTTCAGGTTGTAGCTCGTGATGGCGAATACGCCACTCTGCGTCTGCGCTCCGGCGAAATGCGCAAAGTGCCTGTAGACTGTCGCGCTACCCTGGGTGAAGTGGGTAACTCCGAGCACATGCTGCGTCAGCTGGGTAAAGCTGGTGCCAAGCGTTGGAGAGGTGTACGCCCAACCGTTCGTGGTGTTGCCATGAACCCGGTAGATCACCCACACGGTGGTGGTGAAGGCCGTACTTCTGGTGGCCGTCACCCAGTAACTCCTTGGGGTGTTCCAACCAAGGGTTATAAGACTCGTAGCAACAAGCGCACCGACAAGTACATTGTACGTCGTCGTAATAAGTAA
- the rpsS gene encoding 30S ribosomal protein S19 encodes MPRSLKKGPFIDLHLLKKVEKAVEAGDKKPIKTWSRRSMIIPQMIGLTIAVHNGRQHVPVFVTDEMIGHKLGEFSPTRTYRGHAADKKAKKR; translated from the coding sequence ATGCCACGTTCTCTCAAGAAAGGTCCATTTATCGACCTGCACTTGCTGAAGAAGGTAGAGAAAGCGGTGGAAGCGGGTGACAAAAAGCCTATCAAGACTTGGTCACGCCGTTCTATGATCATCCCACAAATGATTGGGTTGACCATCGCTGTCCATAATGGGCGTCAGCACGTACCTGTGTTCGTTACTGACGAGATGATTGGTCACAAGCTTGGTGAGTTTTCACCAACTCGCACTTATCGCGGCCACGCTGCTGATAAGAAAGCGAAGAAGCGCTAA
- the rplV gene encoding 50S ribosomal protein L22 — translation MEVLAKHRFARTSPQKARLVADQIRGLPVAKALEILTFSPKKAAVLVKKVVDSAIANAEHNEGADIDDLKIAKVFVDEGPTMKRIMPRAKGRADRIMKRTSHITVVVSDR, via the coding sequence ATGGAAGTTTTAGCTAAACATCGTTTTGCCCGTACGTCGCCTCAGAAGGCTCGCCTGGTTGCTGATCAGATCCGCGGTCTGCCTGTTGCAAAGGCCCTGGAGATTCTGACTTTCAGCCCGAAAAAGGCTGCCGTACTGGTTAAGAAAGTCGTTGATTCTGCTATCGCCAACGCCGAGCACAACGAAGGCGCTGACATTGACGATCTGAAAATCGCCAAGGTTTTCGTTGACGAAGGCCCAACTATGAAGCGCATCATGCCACGTGCCAAAGGCCGTGCTGATCGTATCATGAAGCGTACCAGCCACATCACTGTGGTTGTATCAGATCGCTAG
- the rpsC gene encoding 30S ribosomal protein S3: MGQKVHPNGIRLGITKPWISTWYADKSDYANNLNSDWEVRKFLEKKLEAASVSKIVIERPAKSIRVTIHTARPGVVIGKKGEDVEVLRAEVAKISGTPAQINIAEIRKPELDAKLVADSIAQQLERRVMFRRAMKRAVQNAMRIGAQGIKVEVSGRLGGAEIARTEWYREGRVPLHTLRADIDYATSESHTTYGVIGIKVWVFKGEVLDGMLPQVEEPKQQQPKRKPRNK, encoded by the coding sequence ATGGGACAGAAAGTACATCCTAATGGTATCCGTCTGGGTATCACCAAGCCTTGGATCTCTACCTGGTACGCCGATAAGTCAGATTATGCAAATAACCTGAACAGCGACTGGGAAGTGCGTAAGTTTCTGGAAAAGAAACTGGAAGCCGCATCTGTATCCAAGATCGTGATTGAACGCCCAGCGAAAAGCATCCGCGTTACCATCCACACCGCCCGTCCAGGCGTTGTGATCGGTAAGAAGGGTGAAGATGTTGAAGTACTGCGCGCTGAAGTTGCCAAGATTTCTGGCACTCCTGCCCAAATTAACATCGCTGAGATCCGTAAGCCCGAGCTGGACGCTAAGCTGGTAGCTGATTCTATCGCTCAGCAGCTGGAGCGTCGCGTAATGTTCCGTCGTGCTATGAAGCGCGCTGTACAGAACGCCATGCGCATCGGTGCACAAGGTATCAAAGTTGAAGTTAGTGGCCGTCTCGGCGGCGCTGAGATTGCGCGTACCGAATGGTACCGTGAAGGTCGTGTGCCTCTGCACACACTGCGTGCTGATATCGACTACGCTACTTCTGAGAGCCACACCACCTACGGTGTGATCGGCATTAAAGTTTGGGTCTTCAAAGGTGAAGTTCTGGACGGTATGCTGCCTCAGGTAGAAGAGCCGAAACAGCAGCAACCTAAGCGCAAGCCTCGTAACAAGTAG
- the rplP gene encoding 50S ribosomal protein L16 gives MLQPKRMKFRKMHKGRNRGLAAGTEVSFGTFGLKAVGRGRLTARQIESARRAMTRHVKRQGKIWIRVFPDKPITAKPLEVRMGKGKGNVEYWVCQIQPGKVLYEMDGVPEELAREAFGLAAAKLPIKTTFVIKTVM, from the coding sequence ATGCTGCAACCAAAACGTATGAAGTTCCGCAAGATGCACAAAGGCCGCAACCGTGGTCTGGCTGCAGGTACTGAAGTAAGTTTCGGTACTTTTGGTCTGAAAGCCGTCGGCCGTGGTCGCCTGACTGCCCGTCAGATCGAGTCTGCGCGTCGTGCTATGACACGTCATGTTAAGCGTCAAGGTAAGATCTGGATTCGTGTCTTCCCTGACAAGCCTATTACCGCTAAGCCTCTTGAAGTGCGTATGGGTAAAGGTAAAGGTAACGTTGAATACTGGGTATGCCAGATTCAGCCTGGTAAGGTACTCTATGAGATGGATGGTGTTCCAGAAGAGTTGGCTCGTGAAGCCTTCGGTCTGGCCGCTGCCAAACTGCCTATCAAGACTACCTTCGTAATTAAGACGGTGATGTAA
- the rpmC gene encoding 50S ribosomal protein L29 — MKASELREKSVEELNAELLGLLREQFNLRMQHATGQLAQTHQLKQVRRNIARVKTIITSKAGA, encoded by the coding sequence ATGAAAGCGAGCGAACTGAGAGAAAAGAGCGTTGAAGAACTGAACGCTGAATTGCTTGGTCTGCTGCGTGAGCAGTTTAACCTGCGTATGCAACACGCCACTGGCCAGCTGGCCCAAACTCACCAGCTGAAGCAAGTGCGCCGTAACATTGCGCGTGTTAAGACCATTATTACTTCTAAGGCGGGTGCATAA
- the rpsQ gene encoding 30S ribosomal protein S17 has product MSDKIRTLQGRVTSNKMDKSITVAVERLVKHPIYGKFIKRTTKIHAHDELNQCNEGDVVTIRECRPLSKTKSWTLVDVVSKA; this is encoded by the coding sequence ATGTCTGACAAAATCCGTACTTTGCAGGGTCGCGTGACCAGCAACAAGATGGACAAGTCCATTACTGTGGCTGTTGAGCGTCTGGTGAAACACCCAATCTATGGTAAGTTCATCAAGCGTACAACCAAGATCCATGCACACGACGAACTGAACCAGTGCAATGAAGGCGACGTAGTGACTATTCGCGAATGTCGTCCTCTGTCTAAGACCAAGTCTTGGACGCTGGTAGACGTAGTTTCTAAGGCTTAA
- the rplN gene encoding 50S ribosomal protein L14 gives MIQMQSTLDVACNSGARRVQCIKVLGGSHRRYAGIGDIIKVSVKEAIPRAKAKKGDVYNAVVVRTKKGVRRPDGSVIRFDRNAAVLLNNNLQPIGTRIFGPVTRELRTEQFMKIVSLAPEVL, from the coding sequence ATGATCCAAATGCAATCGACTCTGGACGTCGCATGTAACAGTGGCGCTCGCAGAGTTCAGTGTATTAAGGTCTTGGGTGGCTCTCATCGTCGTTATGCCGGTATCGGCGACATCATCAAGGTTTCTGTTAAAGAAGCCATTCCTCGCGCTAAAGCGAAGAAAGGTGATGTGTATAACGCGGTGGTAGTCCGTACTAAGAAAGGCGTACGTCGTCCAGACGGTTCTGTCATTCGCTTCGATCGGAATGCAGCTGTTCTGCTGAACAACAACCTGCAGCCGATTGGTACTCGTATCTTTGGACCTGTGACACGTGAACTGCGTACTGAGCAATTCATGAAGATTGTGTCGCTGGCACCAGAAGTACTGTAA
- the rplX gene encoding 50S ribosomal protein L24 has product MAAKIRREDEVIVLTGKDKGKRGKVTRVLVTGKVVVEGINLVKKHTKPNPQLGITGGIVEKEAAIQVSNVAIFNPATGKADRVGFRFEDGKKVRFFKSNGELVK; this is encoded by the coding sequence ATGGCAGCAAAAATCCGTCGTGAAGACGAAGTGATTGTTCTGACCGGTAAAGATAAAGGTAAGCGTGGCAAAGTGACTCGCGTACTGGTTACCGGCAAGGTAGTTGTTGAAGGCATCAATCTCGTTAAGAAGCACACCAAGCCGAACCCACAACTGGGTATCACTGGTGGCATCGTAGAGAAAGAAGCTGCGATTCAAGTATCAAATGTGGCGATCTTTAACCCTGCTACTGGCAAGGCGGATCGTGTAGGTTTCCGATTTGAAGACGGCAAGAAAGTACGTTTCTTCAAATCGAATGGTGAACTCGTTAAGTAA
- the rplE gene encoding 50S ribosomal protein L5 — protein MAKLHDKYKETVIAELSKKFGYTSVMQVPRIEKITLNMGVGEAVADKKIMENAVRDMTAIAGQKPVVTVARKSVAGFKIREGYPIGCKVTLRGERMWEFFERLLDIAIPRIRDFRGLSAKSFDGRGNYAMGVREQIIFPEIDYDKIDRVRGMDIVITTTAKNDEEGRALLDAFNFPFKK, from the coding sequence ATGGCGAAACTGCATGATAAATACAAAGAGACTGTTATCGCTGAACTGTCTAAAAAGTTCGGTTATACCAGTGTCATGCAAGTCCCTCGGATTGAGAAAATCACCCTGAACATGGGTGTTGGCGAAGCTGTTGCTGACAAGAAAATCATGGAAAATGCTGTCCGTGATATGACTGCAATCGCTGGTCAGAAGCCAGTAGTAACTGTTGCTCGCAAATCAGTTGCTGGTTTCAAAATCCGTGAAGGCTACCCTATTGGCTGCAAAGTAACCCTGCGCGGTGAGCGTATGTGGGAATTCTTTGAGCGTCTGCTGGATATCGCAATCCCTCGTATCCGTGACTTCCGTGGTCTGAGCGCTAAGTCGTTCGACGGCCGTGGTAACTACGCGATGGGCGTGCGTGAGCAAATCATCTTCCCTGAGATCGACTATGACAAGATCGATCGCGTTCGTGGTATGGACATTGTGATCACCACAACCGCCAAGAACGATGAGGAAGGTCGTGCTCTTCTGGACGCTTTTAACTTCCCATTCAAGAAATAA